A window of the Thunnus albacares chromosome 15, fThuAlb1.1, whole genome shotgun sequence genome harbors these coding sequences:
- the crlf1a gene encoding cytokine receptor-like factor 1a isoform X1, translating to MKAALDICLIFLMLHTPGVLSLSTHVAVIYPQDPVLRMGSNLTASCWVHPDLGVHASSLFWTLNGQQLPGSLYRVLSPTNLSVTLAGLNASRQTSGDNLVCHNHKGHILAGSCLYVGMPPEKPVNLTCWSRNTKDLTCSWAPGGKGETNISTQYTLKYKLRWYGKEKECEDYTHTQPYSCSITRDLHLFTPYEIWVEASNQLGRATSDVITLDILDVVTTDPPSGVSVSRVGQLEDQLSVRWEAPPALKDFLFQAKYQIRYRLEDSQDWKVMDDVGNQTSCRLAGLRPGTVYFVQVRCNPVGIYGSRKAGIWSEWSHPTAASTPHSERLMSGSCDSKSSGDSNSTLRRELKQFFGWVRKHAYGCSSMSMKLYDQWRVLMQKSHKARNQVLQGDKS from the exons ATGAAAGCCGCCTTGGATATCTGCTTGATTTTCCTCATGCTGCACACTCCCGGCGTGCTGTCCTTGTCCACAC ATGTAGCAGTCATCTACCCCCAGGACCCCGTCCTTCGCATGGGGTCCAACCTGACTGCCAGCTGCTGGGTCCACCCCGACCTCGGCGTCCATGCAAGCTCTCTGTTCTGGACGCTGAATGGTCAACAACTGCCCGGCTCCTTGTACCGAGTGCTGAGCCCGACCAACCTCAGTGTGACACTGGCAGGACTCAACGCCTCCAGGCAAACCTCCGGTGACAACCTGGTTTGTCACAACCACAAGGGACACATCTTGGCTGGCTCCTGCCTCTACGTTGGGA TGCCTCCAGAGAAGCCGGTCAATCTGACCTGCTGGTCCAGGAACACCAAAGACCTGACTTGCAGCTGGGCTCCGGGAGGAAAGGGGGAGACGAACATTAGCACACAGTACACACTCAAGTACAAACTCAG GTGGTATGGTAAGGAGAAGGAATGTGAGGATTACACTCATACGCAGCCCTACTCCTGCAGCATCACCCGGGACCTGCACCTCTTCACGCCCTACGAGATCTGGGTGGAGGCCTCCAACCAGCTGGGCCGGGCTACCTCTGATGTCATCACCCTGGACATCCTAGACGTGG tgACCACGGACCCTCCGTCAGGTGTGAGTGTGAGTCGCGTCGGGCAGTTAGAGGACCAGCTGAGCGTTCGCTGGGAGGCTCCTCCAGCTCTCAAAGACTTCCTGTTTCAGGCCAAATACCAGATCCGCTACAGACTGGAGGACAGCCAAGACTGGAAG GTGATGGATGACGTTGGGAACCAGACTTCTTGTAGATTGGCAGGACTGAGACCTGGAACGGTGTATTTTGtccag GTCCGCTGTAACCCTGTGGGCATCTACGGCTCTCGCAAAGCCGGAATCTGGAGCGAGTGGAGCCATCCTACCGCTGCATCCACACCCCACAGTG AGCGGCTGATGTCGGGCTCCTGTGACTCCAAATCCAGCGGGGACTCCAACTCCACCCTGCGCAGGGAGCTGAAGCAGTTCTTCGGCTGGGTGCGGAAACACGCCTACGGCTGCAGCAGCATGTCCATGAAGCTGTACGACCAGTGGAGAGTGCTGATGCAGAAATCCCATAAAGCACGCAACCAG GTTCTCCAAGGGGATAAATCATAG
- the crlf1a gene encoding cytokine receptor-like factor 1a isoform X2, translating to MKAALDICLIFLMLHTPGVLSLSTHVAVIYPQDPVLRMGSNLTASCWVHPDLGVHASSLFWTLNGQQLPGSLYRVLSPTNLSVTLAGLNASRQTSGDNLVCHNHKGHILAGSCLYVGMPPEKPVNLTCWSRNTKDLTCSWAPGGKGETNISTQYTLKYKLRWYGKEKECEDYTHTQPYSCSITRDLHLFTPYEIWVEASNQLGRATSDVITLDILDVVTTDPPSGVSVSRVGQLEDQLSVRWEAPPALKDFLFQAKYQIRYRLEDSQDWKVMDDVGNQTSCRLAGLRPGTVYFVQVRCNPVGIYGSRKAGIWSEWSHPTAASTPHSERLMSGSCDSKSSGDSNSTLRRELKQFFGWVRKHAYGCSSMSMKLYDQWRVLMQKSHKARNQVGSPRG from the exons ATGAAAGCCGCCTTGGATATCTGCTTGATTTTCCTCATGCTGCACACTCCCGGCGTGCTGTCCTTGTCCACAC ATGTAGCAGTCATCTACCCCCAGGACCCCGTCCTTCGCATGGGGTCCAACCTGACTGCCAGCTGCTGGGTCCACCCCGACCTCGGCGTCCATGCAAGCTCTCTGTTCTGGACGCTGAATGGTCAACAACTGCCCGGCTCCTTGTACCGAGTGCTGAGCCCGACCAACCTCAGTGTGACACTGGCAGGACTCAACGCCTCCAGGCAAACCTCCGGTGACAACCTGGTTTGTCACAACCACAAGGGACACATCTTGGCTGGCTCCTGCCTCTACGTTGGGA TGCCTCCAGAGAAGCCGGTCAATCTGACCTGCTGGTCCAGGAACACCAAAGACCTGACTTGCAGCTGGGCTCCGGGAGGAAAGGGGGAGACGAACATTAGCACACAGTACACACTCAAGTACAAACTCAG GTGGTATGGTAAGGAGAAGGAATGTGAGGATTACACTCATACGCAGCCCTACTCCTGCAGCATCACCCGGGACCTGCACCTCTTCACGCCCTACGAGATCTGGGTGGAGGCCTCCAACCAGCTGGGCCGGGCTACCTCTGATGTCATCACCCTGGACATCCTAGACGTGG tgACCACGGACCCTCCGTCAGGTGTGAGTGTGAGTCGCGTCGGGCAGTTAGAGGACCAGCTGAGCGTTCGCTGGGAGGCTCCTCCAGCTCTCAAAGACTTCCTGTTTCAGGCCAAATACCAGATCCGCTACAGACTGGAGGACAGCCAAGACTGGAAG GTGATGGATGACGTTGGGAACCAGACTTCTTGTAGATTGGCAGGACTGAGACCTGGAACGGTGTATTTTGtccag GTCCGCTGTAACCCTGTGGGCATCTACGGCTCTCGCAAAGCCGGAATCTGGAGCGAGTGGAGCCATCCTACCGCTGCATCCACACCCCACAGTG AGCGGCTGATGTCGGGCTCCTGTGACTCCAAATCCAGCGGGGACTCCAACTCCACCCTGCGCAGGGAGCTGAAGCAGTTCTTCGGCTGGGTGCGGAAACACGCCTACGGCTGCAGCAGCATGTCCATGAAGCTGTACGACCAGTGGAGAGTGCTGATGCAGAAATCCCATAAAGCACGCAACCAGGTAG GTTCTCCAAGGGGATAA
- the odf3l2a gene encoding outer dense fiber protein 3-like protein 2a, producing MEEVVKKRPIISARERGPGPGRYALPSTVGYINHDFTKPSSPAYTFHSRMSSAMVSVDSSPGPRYHIDAKVTRFGRIDTPSYSILGRGRRTGEPFQTPGPGAYSPEKAPPLNSHRRPPSYTISTRTRYRSVDAVPAPNSYILPNVLGCQVPHKPSSASYSFSGRRKVGAPSEDLSKSPGPGKYNSTNPDIYRQRQPCFSMQRRTKKPNCSSVIPGPGTYSPEKFHVHLPKAPSFTLGVRHSEFVTPLVVDVID from the exons ATGGAGGAGGTGGTGAAGAAACGGCCAATTATCTCTGCTAGAGAAAGAG GCCCGGGCCCTGGACGATACGCTCTGCCCTCTACAGTTGGCTACATCAACCATGACTTCACCAAGCCCAGCAGCCCCGCCTACACTTTCCACAGCCGTATGAGCAGTGCCA tggtctcTGTGGACTCCAGCCCAGGACCAAGGTACCACATTGATGCCAAAGTCACCCGATTTGGCCGAATAGACACCCCATCTTACTCCATTTTGGGCAGAGGGAGGCGCACAG GTGAGCCCTTCCAGACTCCAGGGCCAGGTGCCTACAGCCCAGAGAAGGCTCCACCGCTCAACTCTCACCGCAGACCACCATCCTACACCATCAGCACACGCACCAGATATCGCTCTGTGGATGCTGTACCAGCACCCAACAG CTACATTCTTCCTAATGTGCTGGGCTGTCAGGTTCCCCACAAACCCTCCAGTGCCAGCTACAGCTTCTCAGGCCGGAGGAAGGTCGGAGCTCCCTCTGAAGACCTCTCCAAGAGCCCCGGACCAGGAAAATACAATAGCACCAACCCGGACATTTACCGCCAGCGTCAGCCCTGCTTCTCCATGCAAAGGAGGACTAAGAAGCCAAATTGTTCCTCTGTTATTCCTGGCCCAGGCACGTACAGTCCAGAGAAGTTTCATGTGCACCTTCCCAAAGCACCGTCCTTCACTCTGGGTGTCAGGCACTCTGAGTTTGTCACCCCACTTGTGGTGGATGTGATTGACTGA
- the ebi3 gene encoding interleukin-27 subunit beta yields MAVMAGNVCVTVTLLVCVVGSQALHLPRAAGTSASPRSPPKVHCWCASFPNRTLCSWPEPSHSPPTHYIATYSERNRQLEIKQCQLFPPGSSSSALSPASSSSDRLWHCHLPDLKLLTDYIINITAVYSVGSSSHLSSFMLEEIVKPDPPVDIQVSTQHFKNFRNLSVEWSPPPTWANLDIFPLQYHLQYQWENRGKTQSVKLPPFEDTKVELKLASGRTYMFQVCAKDLLGLGECSAWSSPVEITTP; encoded by the exons ATGGCTGTGATGGCTGGcaatgtgtgtgtcactgtgactCTTCTCGTGTGTGTTGTTGGAAGTCAGGCGCTGCACCTGCCGAGGGCAGCAGGAACATCAGCGA GTCCTCGCTCTCCTCCAAAAGTGCATTGTTGGTGTGCAAGCTTTCCAAACCGGACTCTTTGCTCCTGGCCCGAACCTTCCCACTCCCCACCAACACACTACATTGCCACCTACAG tgagagaaacagacagcTGGAGATCAAGCAGTGCCAGCTCTTCCCACCCGGCTCCTCATCCTCTGCACTGAGCCCAGCATCATCCTCCTCTGATCGG ctCTGGCACTGCCACCTGCCCGATTTAAAGCTTCTCACTGACTATATCATCAACATCACAGCAGTTTATTCTGTCGGAAGCAGCTCCCATCTAAGCAGTTTTATGTTGGAGGAGATTG tGAAACCAGATCCCCCCGTAGACATCCAGGTTTCCACCCAGCATTTTAAAAACTTCAGAAACTTGTCGGTGGAGTGGTCTCCTCCCCCTACTTGGGCTAACCTGGACATCTTCCCCCTACAATACCACTTACAATACCAGTGGGAAAACAGGGGCAAAACACAGTCTGTCAAA CTGCCTCCATTTGAGGACACCAAGGTTGAGCTGAAGCTGGCGTCAGGAAGGACCTACATGTTCCAGGTGTGCGCTAAGGACCTGCTGGGTCTGGGCGAGTGCAGCGCCTGGAGCTCACCTGTAGAAATCACTACACCATGA
- the LOC122998639 gene encoding rab GTPase-activating protein 1-like, with protein sequence MMEEVSTMMAYDAHVVEQMSEEEILACLVEETGPTFTVPTKKAKLGESRLQIMDDEEEEDPLDKYLKENRRLQQASLRLEQENDNLAHRLITSKVALRNALDKAEDKVDELTKDLLLTRRRLQATEEEKRGKEEEAAMLKEVFRRELEKAEQEVKRSSGIIADYKQICSQLTNRLEKQQAAHREEFDSLKSAMKACPHCQHVVESDEPSAAGQNSLTAAAPAPARDHLTAESGRDENTTDPREAEQRREDQEKESLKAQVRELEQELAQTKLQMVEAKCKIQELEHQRGILTNDLQEANNSWISKAFTSLRTSSGGLGSISLPRDGAPAMGWNFHSGSLSGWSTKKILWPHRHNRENI encoded by the exons ATGATGGAAGAGGTGTCCACGATGATGGCGTATGACGCCCACGTTGTGGAACAGATGAGTGAGGAGGAGATCCTGGCCTGTCTCGTGGAGGAAACAGGACCTACGTTCACA GTCCCAACGAAGAAAGCCAAACTGGGAGAAAGCCGGCTACAAATAATGGATGACGAGGAAGAAGAAGACCCCTTGGACAAATACCTG aAGGAGAACCGTCGGCTTCAGCAGGCCAGCCTCCGACTGGAGCAGGAGAACGACAACCTGGCCCACAGACTGATCACCAGCAAGGTCGCCCTGAGGAACGCTCTGGACAAG GCGGAGGACAAAGTGGACGAACTCACCAAAGACCTTCTGTTGACCAGACGTCGACTGCAGGcgacagaggaagagaagagagggaaggaggaggaggctgcaaTG TTAAAGGAGGTGTTTCGGAGAGAGCTGGAGAAAGCTGAGCAGGAAGTCAAGAGGTCATCGGGCATCATCGCAGACTACAAACAG ATCTGCTCTCAGCTGACAAACCGTCTGGAGAAGCAGCAGGCCGCCCACAGAGAAGAGTTCGATTCACTCAAG AGCGCCATGAAGGCTTGCCCTCATTGTCAACACGTTGTAGAATCGGATGAACCGTCCGCCGCAGGTCAGAACTctctaacagcagcagcaccagcgcCAGCAAGGGACCATCTGACAGCTGAATCAGGCCGGGATGAGAACACCACAGATCCCAGagaggcagagcagaggagggaggacCAGGAGAAGGAGTCCCTGAAGGCCCAGGTTAGGGAGCTGGAGCAGGAGTTGGCCCAGACTAAACTTCAGATGGTGGAGGCCAAATGCAAGATCCAG GAGCTGGAGCACCAGAGGGGAATCCTGACCAATGATCTCCAGGAGGCAAATAACAGCTGGATCAGCAAGGCTTTCACCTCCCTGCGGACATCCAGTGGGGGGCTCGGCAGTATTAGCTTACCCAGAGATGGGGCTCCAGCAATGGGCTGGAACTTCCACAGCGGCTCCCTTTCTGGATGGAGCACCAAAAAGATATTGTGGCCTCACAGACACAATCGAGAAAATATCTGA
- the LOC122997727 gene encoding protein FAM163A-like, with amino-acid sequence MSAGTIVITGGILAGVILLCIVAVLCYCRLQYYCCKKNDSEVDMGSVVGADPLSHFPCNACNALAMDGAAITPVSLDQLDAGSHHNLCPTCSPYSLRSGLTGDMRNGGERLGFHTYYENPSVSLPLSVNPQVSSPLSYYSPTDMFPPPPRPYSTQV; translated from the exons ATGTCAGCGGGAACTATTGTTATAACCGGAGGAATTCTCGCCGGAGTGATACTGCTGTGCATCGTAGCAGTGCTCTGTTACTGTAGACTCCAG TATTACTGCTGTAAGAAGAATGATTCTGAGGTGGACATGGGCTCCGTGGTGGGAGCGGACCCACTCTCTCACTTTCCCTGCAACGCTTGCAACGCCCTCGCCATGGACGGTGCCGCCATCACCCCCGTCTCTCTGGATCAGCTGGACGCAGGTTCTCATCACAACCTCTGCCCTACCTGCTCGCCATACTCCCTCCGCTCTGGACTCACAGGCGACATGCGTAACGGAGGGGAACGGCTGGGCTTCCATACCTACTATGAGAACCCGTCCGTGTCTCTTCCCCTGTCTGTCAACCCGCAGGTCTCCTCCCCTCTGAGTTACTACAGTCCCACGGACATGTTTCCTCCCCCACCGCGTCCCTACAGCACCCAGGTCTGA